A single region of the Terriglobia bacterium genome encodes:
- the pheA gene encoding prephenate dehydratase: MTTGPLPYDAAYQGTRGSNSEDACIDLLSASAKLLPRTTLEDVFKAVTRGEARYGVVPIENTLAGTIHACYDLLFEHDLKIVGETVRHILFQLIAPPGVGLEDLRRALSHPKALEQCEKFFRQHPQIQPVPEYDTAGAVEIVIKQARPDAAAIATRRAADVYGGVILAEAIQDHLENYTRFLLITPSESQAPPVTSGNDYKTTIVFGVGNAPGALYHSLRPFAERRIDLTKIESRPLRGSPFEYVFYLDLIGRPDSTAIVDALGELRSQAKTVRVLGTYPRYKG, from the coding sequence ATGACGACCGGACCGCTCCCTTACGACGCCGCATATCAGGGTACCCGCGGCTCGAACAGTGAAGATGCGTGTATCGACCTGCTTTCGGCCTCGGCGAAACTCCTGCCCAGAACCACGCTTGAAGACGTTTTCAAGGCTGTGACGCGGGGCGAAGCGCGGTATGGAGTCGTGCCGATCGAGAATACGCTGGCCGGAACCATCCATGCCTGTTACGACCTGCTTTTCGAGCATGATCTGAAGATAGTTGGCGAGACGGTGCGGCATATCCTTTTTCAACTCATCGCTCCGCCCGGAGTCGGCCTCGAGGATCTGCGGAGGGCTCTGTCTCATCCGAAGGCCCTCGAACAATGCGAGAAATTCTTCCGGCAACACCCGCAGATCCAGCCTGTTCCCGAGTACGATACGGCCGGCGCTGTGGAGATCGTTATCAAACAGGCCCGGCCGGATGCGGCGGCCATTGCCACGCGCCGGGCGGCGGACGTCTATGGCGGTGTGATTCTGGCGGAGGCAATCCAGGATCACCTGGAGAACTACACCCGATTCCTGCTGATTACTCCTTCCGAGTCCCAGGCTCCGCCGGTGACATCCGGCAACGATTACAAAACCACCATCGTTTTCGGTGTCGGTAATGCGCCGGGAGCGCTGTACCACTCGCTGCGGCCGTTCGCCGAGAGGCGGATTGACCTCACGAAGATCGAAAGCCGGCCTTTGCGCGGCTCGCCGTTCGAGTATGTGTTTTACCTCGACTTGATTGGCCGACCGGATTCGACCGCGATCGTCGACGCGCTGGGAGAATTGAGGTCGCAGGCGAAAACAGTGCGGGTGCTGGGGACCTACCCGAGATACAAAGGCTGA
- a CDS encoding uroporphyrinogen-III synthase translates to MAGPLENINVAILEHRFTREFSALFEKLGAKVYACALLEEKPVENREELQTFIRHVLGGSLDMMIFLTGVGARFLIGEAESMGAKDDFLSALGKVTIVVRGPKPVAALRQFGLRADVTPQNPTTEGVIEALQTQNLRGRRIGVQLYGTPNPQLVGALEAKGATVTPVQVYAYGAAADSAAVNEFIGRIIDGQIDVIAFTSGPQAAMLFDFAAKMGTEATLAAALQSRVAVASIGEVTTRALEARKITPQIVPEQSKMAALVQAVREHFEAKA, encoded by the coding sequence ATGGCAGGACCGCTCGAAAATATCAACGTCGCTATTCTGGAGCATCGCTTTACCAGGGAGTTCTCGGCGTTATTCGAGAAACTGGGTGCCAAAGTCTACGCCTGCGCGCTGCTTGAAGAAAAGCCCGTCGAAAATCGCGAGGAGCTGCAGACGTTCATCCGGCACGTTCTTGGCGGCAGCCTCGACATGATGATCTTCCTGACGGGCGTTGGCGCGAGATTCCTGATCGGCGAAGCCGAATCCATGGGTGCGAAAGACGACTTTCTCAGCGCACTCGGCAAAGTTACGATTGTTGTCCGGGGACCGAAGCCTGTCGCGGCGCTGCGGCAGTTTGGTCTGCGCGCCGATGTAACGCCGCAGAATCCCACGACGGAGGGTGTGATCGAAGCGCTGCAGACACAGAATCTGCGCGGACGGCGGATCGGCGTCCAATTGTACGGAACACCGAATCCGCAGCTGGTTGGCGCGCTGGAAGCAAAGGGCGCGACGGTGACTCCGGTTCAGGTTTACGCCTATGGCGCGGCGGCGGATTCCGCAGCCGTTAATGAATTCATTGGCCGGATCATCGACGGCCAGATCGATGTGATCGCGTTCACCAGCGGGCCGCAGGCGGCAATGCTGTTCGACTTTGCCGCGAAGATGGGCACAGAAGCGACGCTGGCAGCAGCGTTGCAATCCCGTGTGGCCGTCGCTTCGATCGGAGAAGTCACCACGCGGGCGCTCGAAGCCCGGAAGATCACTCCGCAAATCGTGCCGGAGCAGTCGAAGATGGCGGCCCTGGTGCAGGCCGTCCGCGAACATTTTGAAGCGAAGGCGTAG
- a CDS encoding bifunctional precorrin-2 dehydrogenase/sirohydrochlorin ferrochelatase — MFYPIYLNLTGKRVVVIGGGEVAERKIEPLLDAGASINVVSPEVTSRILTLAGEKRIELHQRPFRAGDCAGATLVLCATDDGAVSREVFEQARTTGALVNTADQPALCDFIMPAVVRRGDIAIAISTSGTSPGLAARLRQKIARLIGPEYGRLAQLLSEARPQIRRQIPGEKERKALQYRILDSDIMTYLKENDIEGAERRLREIIES, encoded by the coding sequence ATGTTTTACCCTATTTATCTGAACCTCACCGGCAAGCGCGTCGTCGTGATCGGCGGCGGGGAGGTCGCGGAACGGAAGATCGAGCCGCTGCTGGACGCTGGTGCAAGCATCAACGTGGTGAGCCCGGAGGTTACGTCCCGGATACTAACGCTGGCCGGTGAAAAGCGTATCGAGCTTCACCAAAGGCCGTTTCGGGCTGGTGATTGCGCGGGCGCAACACTGGTTTTGTGCGCAACGGACGACGGCGCCGTCAGCCGTGAGGTCTTTGAACAGGCTCGCACAACCGGTGCGCTGGTCAACACCGCGGATCAGCCGGCGCTCTGCGATTTCATCATGCCTGCTGTCGTCCGCCGCGGGGATATTGCCATTGCGATTTCGACTTCCGGTACCAGCCCCGGGCTGGCCGCCCGATTGCGGCAGAAGATCGCACGGCTCATCGGTCCCGAATACGGGCGGCTGGCGCAGCTGCTCTCCGAAGCGCGGCCCCAGATCCGGCGCCAGATCCCGGGCGAGAAGGAACGCAAGGCGCTCCAGTACCGGATTCTCGATTCGGATATCATGACGTATCTGAAAGAGAACGATATTGAAGGCGCCGAGCGGCGGCTGCGCGAGATCATTGAGTCATGA
- the cobA gene encoding uroporphyrinogen-III C-methyltransferase, translated as MTHPGMVYIVGAGPGNPDLITVRGLMCLREADVVLHDRLIDLHLLEEARPDAEIINVGKEWGEEDLQQDYIHRVMIEKSRQGKTVCRLKGGDPFVFGRGGEEARALSEANVPFEVVPGVSSAIAVPAYAGIPVTDRDHAHSFMVIAGSRSHDLHSPEWGAAAALARAGGTVIVLMGLARVSAIAESLLAAGCPPKLPIAVISKGSYLIQDCRVGTLAGIPDQTGNLSGPATIVIGEVVALRNRVQWMEFATKLGAE; from the coding sequence ATGACCCATCCGGGGATGGTCTATATTGTCGGCGCCGGGCCGGGAAATCCGGATCTCATTACGGTGCGCGGGCTCATGTGCCTGCGCGAAGCCGACGTTGTGCTGCACGACCGGCTGATCGACCTGCATTTGCTCGAAGAAGCCAGGCCCGATGCCGAAATCATCAATGTCGGTAAGGAATGGGGCGAAGAAGACCTTCAACAGGATTACATTCACCGGGTGATGATCGAGAAGTCGCGGCAGGGCAAAACCGTTTGCCGTTTGAAGGGAGGCGATCCTTTCGTCTTTGGCCGCGGCGGCGAAGAGGCGCGGGCGTTGTCGGAAGCAAATGTACCGTTCGAGGTCGTGCCGGGTGTTTCCAGCGCGATTGCTGTGCCGGCTTATGCCGGAATCCCGGTAACGGATCGCGATCATGCACATTCGTTCATGGTGATCGCGGGGAGCCGCTCTCATGATCTGCATTCTCCCGAATGGGGCGCGGCCGCAGCGCTCGCACGCGCCGGAGGAACAGTAATTGTGCTCATGGGTCTGGCACGGGTTTCAGCCATTGCCGAAAGCCTGCTCGCCGCCGGTTGCCCTCCGAAATTGCCGATTGCTGTGATCTCCAAAGGCAGCTACCTGATTCAGGATTGCCGCGTTGGAACTCTCGCCGGAATCCCGGACCAGACCGGAAACCTGTCCGGCCCCGCTACTATTGTGATTGGAGAGGTGGTGGCGTTGCGCAACCGGGTCCAGTGGATGGAGTTCGCCACCAAACTCGGCGCGGAATGA
- a CDS encoding glutamine--tRNA ligase/YqeY domain fusion protein — translation MPDLESAPSLDFIRTRVAEDVKAGKNGGRVHTRFPPEPNGYLHIGHAKSICLNFGVAADNNGLCNLRFDDTNPSKESVEYEESIQRDVRWLGFDWDGRMFYASDYAEKLYEYAIHLIKDDKAYVDSLTADEIREYRGTLTEPGKESPYRHRPVAENLDLFERMRGGEFEDGKHVLRAKIDMASGNINMRDPVLFRIMNVQHYRQGSKWVIYPMYDYAHPISDALEGITHSLCTLEFEDHRPLYDWCLENLPVPVRPAQIEFARLNLSYTVLSKRKLLTLVTEKTVNGWDDPRMPTLSGLRRRGYTPEAIRNFCDAIGVAKRDAIVDVAQLEHAIRNDLNKHSARVMAVLRPLKVVIENYPEGQTEELDAVNNPEDPSAGTRKVPFSRVLYIEQDDFRENPPKQFFRLAPGREVRLRYAYFITCKEAVKDSAGNIVELRCTYDPATRGGDAPPGRPSPKATLHWVSAEHALSAEIRLYDRLFNEERPGNDSPINPTSLEILKSCKVEPSLKAAKTLDRFQFERQGYFCVDPDTAPEQIVFNRTVTLRDTWAKIEKSLKK, via the coding sequence ATGCCCGATCTAGAATCAGCGCCCTCTTTAGATTTCATACGGACCCGTGTCGCCGAAGACGTGAAAGCCGGCAAGAACGGCGGCCGCGTCCACACGCGATTTCCGCCCGAGCCGAACGGCTATCTTCACATCGGCCACGCCAAATCGATTTGCCTCAATTTCGGCGTTGCAGCGGACAACAACGGCCTTTGTAATCTTCGATTCGACGACACCAATCCCAGCAAAGAGAGCGTCGAGTACGAAGAATCCATCCAGCGGGATGTGCGGTGGCTCGGCTTCGACTGGGACGGCCGGATGTTCTACGCGTCGGACTATGCCGAGAAGCTCTACGAATATGCGATTCATCTGATCAAAGACGACAAGGCATACGTGGACAGCCTCACCGCCGATGAGATCCGCGAATATCGCGGCACTTTGACGGAGCCGGGCAAAGAAAGCCCTTACCGCCACCGCCCCGTGGCCGAGAACCTGGATCTTTTCGAACGGATGCGCGGCGGTGAATTCGAAGATGGGAAGCATGTTCTGCGGGCAAAGATCGATATGGCGTCCGGCAATATCAATATGCGGGATCCCGTATTGTTCCGGATCATGAACGTGCAGCACTACCGGCAGGGTTCGAAGTGGGTGATTTATCCGATGTACGACTACGCGCATCCGATCTCGGATGCGCTCGAGGGAATTACGCACTCTCTCTGTACGCTGGAGTTCGAAGATCATCGTCCCTTGTACGACTGGTGCCTGGAGAATCTGCCGGTTCCGGTGCGGCCTGCTCAAATCGAGTTCGCGCGCCTGAACCTGAGCTACACGGTGCTAAGCAAGCGAAAGCTGCTGACGCTGGTAACCGAAAAAACCGTCAACGGATGGGACGATCCTCGAATGCCGACCCTGAGCGGGCTGCGGCGGCGCGGCTACACTCCGGAAGCGATACGCAATTTCTGCGACGCGATCGGCGTCGCCAAACGCGACGCGATCGTGGACGTCGCCCAGCTCGAGCACGCGATACGGAACGACCTGAACAAACACTCCGCGCGTGTTATGGCTGTTTTACGCCCATTAAAGGTTGTCATTGAAAACTACCCTGAAGGGCAGACGGAAGAGCTCGACGCCGTCAACAATCCTGAAGATCCTTCGGCCGGCACCAGGAAAGTGCCGTTCAGCCGCGTCCTCTACATCGAGCAGGATGATTTCCGGGAAAATCCGCCGAAGCAATTCTTCCGTCTCGCTCCCGGGCGTGAAGTTCGGTTGCGCTACGCATACTTCATCACCTGTAAAGAAGCGGTGAAAGACTCAGCTGGAAATATCGTCGAGCTTCGCTGTACTTACGATCCTGCGACCCGAGGCGGCGATGCTCCTCCGGGGCGTCCGTCACCCAAGGCCACGCTGCACTGGGTCTCTGCGGAGCACGCACTTTCTGCGGAAATCCGCCTGTATGACCGTCTCTTTAACGAAGAGCGTCCCGGCAACGATTCGCCGATCAATCCGACTTCGCTCGAAATCCTGAAGTCGTGCAAGGTCGAGCCGAGTTTGAAGGCGGCGAAAACTCTGGACCGGTTTCAGTTCGAGCGACAGGGATATTTCTGCGTCGACCCGGACACGGCTCCGGAGCAGATCGTGTTCAACCGCACGGTAACACTGCGCGACACCTGGGCGAAGATCGAAAAGTCTTTGAAAAAGTAA
- a CDS encoding 5'-3' exonuclease H3TH domain-containing protein yields MSATISRSKSGHSCVEVYLVDGTYELFRHFFAVPSAKDEKGQEVGAVRGVANSIRGMLDRGVTHIGVATDHVIESFRNDLYPGYKTGEGIAPELYSQFPILEEALQAMGVVVWPMVEFEADDALAAAAVKAARDERVDRVVICTPDKDLSQCVSGTRIVQLDRRTNTTRDEDGVVAKFGVKPQSIPDYLALVGDTADGFPGIPGWGKKAAAAVLSKYPLLEDIPKDWKDWTGAIRNSRNLANSLFSLWSDALLYRTLATLRTDVPVFDSVDELHWTATTARGSTN; encoded by the coding sequence TTGTCGGCAACAATCTCGCGCTCGAAGTCCGGCCATAGCTGCGTGGAAGTCTACCTGGTCGACGGTACGTACGAACTGTTCCGCCATTTCTTTGCCGTTCCCTCCGCGAAAGACGAAAAAGGGCAGGAAGTCGGCGCAGTTCGCGGAGTCGCGAATTCTATCCGAGGCATGCTCGATCGCGGGGTGACGCACATCGGGGTGGCGACGGATCACGTCATCGAATCGTTCCGCAACGATCTCTATCCCGGATATAAAACCGGCGAGGGCATCGCTCCGGAGCTGTATTCCCAGTTTCCAATTCTCGAAGAGGCGCTTCAGGCCATGGGCGTCGTCGTTTGGCCCATGGTCGAGTTCGAGGCTGATGACGCTCTCGCTGCAGCTGCAGTGAAAGCCGCCCGCGACGAGAGGGTCGATCGCGTTGTGATCTGTACTCCCGACAAGGATCTCAGCCAGTGCGTTTCAGGAACGCGTATCGTTCAGCTTGATCGAAGGACCAATACCACTCGCGATGAGGATGGCGTCGTCGCAAAGTTCGGCGTCAAGCCGCAATCGATTCCGGACTACCTCGCCCTCGTTGGCGATACCGCAGATGGTTTTCCGGGCATTCCCGGATGGGGCAAGAAGGCCGCCGCCGCGGTGCTTTCGAAGTATCCGCTTCTGGAAGACATTCCAAAAGATTGGAAGGACTGGACAGGCGCAATCCGCAATTCCCGCAACCTGGCGAATTCCCTGTTCTCGCTTTGGAGTGATGCGCTGTTGTACCGGACGCTGGCAACGTTACGCACGGACGTACCGGTGTTCGATTCCGTGGATGAGCTTCACTGGACGGCTACGACGGCCCGCGGTAGTACGAACTGA
- a CDS encoding class I SAM-dependent methyltransferase: protein MPSAPEPPKLYGELASWFHLLSSPPDYAEEADFARSLLVEPDSVPPMTLLELGSGGGNNASHLKAHFKMTLVDMSEGMLELSRRLNPELEHLHGDMTSLRLGRVFDVVFIHDAIMYMTTEGALRRALETARVHCRPGGTALFMPDVIRETFVSLTTHGGHDGDPQDGRSIRYIEWTFDPDPSDTTYTVDFAYLLREGREPVRVVHDTHVFGIFPRDTWLRVLEETGFEGRSVTDPWGREVFVGRAVKAHSR, encoded by the coding sequence ATGCCGTCGGCTCCTGAACCGCCAAAGCTCTATGGCGAGCTCGCATCGTGGTTCCACCTCCTGTCATCACCACCGGACTATGCCGAGGAAGCGGACTTCGCCAGGAGTCTGCTGGTTGAGCCGGATTCAGTTCCGCCCATGACCCTGCTCGAACTGGGTTCCGGAGGCGGCAACAATGCGTCACATCTGAAGGCTCATTTCAAGATGACGCTGGTCGACATGTCGGAAGGGATGCTTGAACTCAGCCGCCGGCTGAATCCGGAGCTGGAACACCTTCACGGAGATATGACATCGTTGCGGTTAGGACGCGTTTTTGATGTCGTCTTTATTCATGACGCCATCATGTACATGACTACAGAAGGCGCCCTGCGCCGGGCCCTCGAAACCGCACGAGTTCACTGCAGGCCGGGCGGAACGGCCCTTTTCATGCCGGATGTGATTCGAGAAACCTTCGTTTCGCTGACAACCCACGGAGGGCACGACGGCGACCCGCAAGACGGCCGGAGCATTCGATACATCGAATGGACTTTCGATCCGGATCCCTCCGATACGACCTACACCGTCGATTTCGCGTACTTGTTGCGGGAGGGCCGCGAACCCGTCCGGGTTGTCCACGATACGCACGTTTTCGGCATCTTTCCACGAGACACCTGGCTTCGCGTGCTGGAAGAAACGGGCTTTGAAGGCCGTTCTGTGACGGATCCCTGGGGGAGAGAGGTATTTGTTGGCAGGGCTGTGAAGGCGCATTCGCGATAG
- a CDS encoding ACT domain-containing protein, with protein MTPRALLTLSVLPDRYAVCRLDPKAEVPDWANKGNFLSITRTPDELSVVCLESSIPSGVPNEPGWRILRCEGPLDLALPGIMASLAEPLADAGVPIFPIATHHTDYILTKELHLDRAIHALSGYGHAVGS; from the coding sequence ATGACTCCTAGAGCATTACTCACTCTTTCCGTACTGCCGGATCGATATGCCGTATGCAGGCTCGACCCGAAAGCGGAAGTTCCGGATTGGGCCAACAAAGGGAATTTCCTCTCGATTACCCGAACTCCGGACGAACTATCCGTGGTCTGCCTGGAATCCAGCATCCCCTCCGGCGTACCGAATGAACCGGGTTGGCGGATACTTCGATGCGAAGGCCCATTGGACCTCGCGCTTCCGGGCATCATGGCTTCACTGGCGGAGCCGCTTGCCGATGCCGGTGTGCCGATCTTTCCAATCGCGACTCACCATACCGATTACATCCTGACCAAAGAACTTCACCTCGATAGGGCGATCCACGCGTTAAGTGGGTATGGGCATGCCGTCGGCTCCTGA
- a CDS encoding TIGR00730 family Rossman fold protein: MKRVCVFCGSSSGIQPVYADAARALGAVLASRGIGLVYGGGNVGLMGVVADAVMENRGTVIGVIPEALVNRELAHRAVTELIVVHSMHERKARMAELSDGFIALPGGYGTFEEFCEIITWAQLGMHRKPCAILNVEGYYDPLLALFDRAVSEGFVYSSNRRLVIQETDPLRLLELMTRYTPPQTEKWIDRNDS, encoded by the coding sequence ATGAAGCGTGTTTGCGTATTCTGCGGATCGAGTAGCGGCATTCAGCCGGTATACGCCGACGCTGCGCGCGCTTTGGGGGCGGTCCTTGCAAGCAGGGGCATTGGACTCGTCTACGGAGGCGGCAACGTCGGCCTGATGGGAGTTGTCGCCGACGCTGTAATGGAAAATCGCGGCACAGTCATCGGCGTTATTCCCGAGGCTCTGGTGAACCGCGAACTCGCCCATCGTGCCGTTACGGAGTTGATCGTGGTCCATTCGATGCACGAGCGGAAAGCCAGGATGGCGGAACTTTCCGACGGATTTATCGCTTTGCCGGGCGGCTACGGCACATTCGAGGAGTTTTGCGAGATCATCACCTGGGCGCAGCTCGGCATGCATCGCAAACCCTGCGCGATTCTGAACGTCGAGGGATACTATGATCCGCTTTTAGCATTATTCGATCGGGCGGTATCTGAAGGATTTGTCTATTCCTCCAACAGGCGGCTGGTCATTCAGGAAACGGATCCCCTTCGGCTGTTAGAGTTGATGACGAGGTATACGCCGCCGCAAACCGAAAAATGGATCGATCGCAATGACTCCTAG